In one window of Pseudomonas benzenivorans DNA:
- the cobA gene encoding uroporphyrinogen-III C-methyltransferase: protein MSAKVWLVGAGPGDPELLTLKAVKALAQAEIVMIDDLVNPAVLEHCPTARVVPVGKRGGCRSTPQAFIHRLMLRYARQGKCVVRLKGGDPCIFGRGSEEADWLSEHGIEVELVNGITAGLAGATQCGIPLTLRGVARGVTLVTAHTQDDSTLNWPALAQSGTTLVVYMGVAKLADIRDGLLAGGMRADMPVAMIENASLPQQRDCRSSLAAMQHDALSFRLKSPAILVIGEVAAEPQALQLAISA, encoded by the coding sequence ATGAGCGCAAAAGTCTGGCTGGTAGGCGCGGGTCCCGGCGACCCGGAGCTGCTGACCCTCAAAGCGGTGAAGGCCTTGGCCCAGGCCGAGATCGTGATGATCGACGACCTGGTCAACCCGGCCGTGCTGGAGCACTGCCCCACCGCCCGGGTGGTGCCGGTGGGCAAGCGTGGCGGTTGCCGCTCCACGCCCCAGGCCTTCATCCACCGCCTGATGCTGCGCTATGCGCGCCAGGGCAAGTGCGTGGTGCGCCTCAAGGGCGGGGACCCCTGCATCTTCGGCCGTGGCAGCGAGGAAGCCGACTGGCTGAGCGAGCACGGCATTGAGGTGGAGCTGGTCAACGGCATCACCGCCGGCCTGGCCGGTGCCACCCAGTGCGGCATCCCCCTGACCCTGCGCGGCGTGGCCCGCGGCGTGACCCTGGTCACCGCCCACACCCAGGACGACAGCACGCTGAACTGGCCGGCCCTGGCGCAAAGCGGTACCACCCTGGTGGTGTACATGGGCGTGGCCAAGCTGGCGGATATCCGCGACGGCCTGCTGGCCGGCGGCATGCGCGCGGACATGCCGGTGGCGATGATCGAGAACGCCTCGCTGCCGCAGCAGCGCGACTGCCGCAGCAGCCTGGCCGCCATGCAGCACGATGCCCTGTCCTTTCGACTCAAGAGCCCGGCGATCCTGGTGATCGGCGAGGTCGCCGCCGAACCGCAAGCCCTGCAGCTGGCGATCAGTGCCTAA
- the sigX gene encoding RNA polymerase sigma factor SigX: MNKAQPLSMRYDPRELSDEELVARAHGELFHVTRAYEELMRRYQRTLFNVCARYLGNDRDADDVCQEVMLKVLYGLKNFEGKSKFKTWLYSITYNECITQYRKERRKRRLMDALSLDPLEEASEEKTPKVEDRGGLDRWLVHVNPIDREILVLRFVAELEFQEIADIMHMGLSATKMRYKRALDRLREKFAGDTES; encoded by the coding sequence TTGAATAAAGCCCAACCGTTGTCCATGCGATACGACCCCCGCGAGCTCTCGGACGAGGAGCTGGTGGCGCGGGCGCATGGCGAGTTGTTTCACGTCACCCGAGCCTATGAAGAGCTGATGCGGCGTTATCAGCGCACCCTGTTCAACGTGTGCGCACGCTATCTGGGCAATGATCGCGATGCGGACGATGTCTGCCAGGAGGTCATGCTCAAGGTTCTCTACGGTCTGAAGAACTTCGAGGGCAAGTCCAAGTTCAAGACCTGGCTGTACAGCATTACCTATAACGAGTGCATCACCCAGTACCGCAAGGAGCGGCGCAAGCGCCGTTTGATGGATGCCCTGAGTCTCGATCCGCTGGAGGAAGCGTCGGAAGAGAAGACGCCGAAGGTCGAGGACCGCGGGGGGCTGGACCGCTGGCTGGTGCATGTGAACCCGATCGATCGGGAAATCCTGGTGCTACGTTTTGTCGCAGAGCTGGAGTTCCAGGAGATCGCCGACATCATGCATATGGGCCTGAGCGCCACGAAAATGCGCTATAAACGCGCGCTGGATCGATTGCGTGAGAAGTTTGCCGGCGACACCGAAAGTTAG
- a CDS encoding mechanosensitive ion channel family protein: MELDPWTQSLIAAMTALWTKVAGFIPNLFVALILVLLGFVVAKLLDTLLSKLLGKLGLDRLMAGTGLTKLLGRGGIQVPVSTLIGKIVYWFVLLIFLVSAAESLGLERVSATLDVLALYLPKVFGAALVLVAGVLLAHLVSGLVRGAAEGVGLDYAHGLGRIAQGLVIIISISVAIGQLEVKTDLLNNVIAIVLISVGLAVALALGLGSREIAGQILAGIYVRELYQVGQQVQIGEVEGQIEEIGTVKTILLTDSGELVSVANRTLLEQRVSSR, from the coding sequence ATGGAACTCGATCCCTGGACCCAAAGCCTGATTGCCGCGATGACCGCCCTCTGGACCAAGGTCGCCGGCTTCATTCCGAACCTGTTCGTGGCCTTGATCCTGGTGCTGCTCGGCTTCGTGGTGGCCAAGCTGCTCGACACCCTGCTGTCCAAACTGCTCGGCAAGCTGGGCCTGGATCGGCTGATGGCCGGCACCGGCCTGACCAAGCTGCTCGGCCGCGGCGGCATCCAGGTGCCGGTGTCGACCCTGATCGGCAAGATCGTCTACTGGTTCGTGTTGCTGATCTTCCTGGTGTCGGCCGCCGAGTCCCTCGGTCTGGAACGGGTGTCGGCGACCCTCGACGTGCTGGCGCTGTACTTGCCCAAGGTCTTCGGCGCGGCGTTGGTGCTGGTCGCCGGTGTGCTCCTGGCCCATCTGGTCAGCGGTCTGGTGCGCGGCGCGGCCGAAGGCGTCGGCCTGGATTACGCCCATGGCCTGGGGCGTATCGCCCAGGGCCTGGTGATCATCATCAGCATCTCCGTGGCCATCGGCCAGCTGGAGGTCAAGACCGACCTGCTCAACAACGTCATCGCCATCGTGCTGATTTCGGTCGGGCTGGCCGTGGCCCTGGCGTTGGGGCTGGGCAGCCGGGAGATCGCCGGGCAGATACTCGCCGGCATCTACGTGCGAGAGTTGTATCAGGTCGGGCAACAAGTGCAGATCGGCGAGGTCGAAGGGCAGATCGAGGAAATTGGCACGGTCAAGACCATCCTGCTGACCGACTCCGGCGAATTGGTCTCGGTGGCCAACCGAACTCTGCTCGAGCAACGGGTAAGCAGCCGCTAA
- a CDS encoding OmpA family protein: protein MKLKNTLGVVIGSLVAASCMSALAQGQGAVEVEAFGKRYMTDSSRDLSNGNLFGGSVGYYLTDDVELALSYGEYHDIRSENGTGNKNIKGNLAGLDAIYHFGEQGVGLRPYVSAGFAHQNISNVPARTGRDHSTFANVGTGVKYFFTENLFARAGLDGMYNIDANETEWAAGVGVGMNFGGSSKPAPAPAPVAAVQPVAEPVQAEEPMEMVRVELDVKFDFDKANVKQESYGDIKNLADFMNQYPQTTTTVEGHTDAKGSDAYNQKLSERRANAVREVLVNQYGVSGERVNAVGYGESRPVADNASDAGRAINRRVEAEVEAQIKQ from the coding sequence ATGAAACTGAAAAACACCTTAGGCGTAGTCATTGGCTCTCTCGTTGCCGCCTCTTGCATGAGCGCGCTGGCTCAGGGCCAAGGCGCAGTCGAGGTGGAAGCTTTCGGCAAGCGTTACATGACCGACAGCTCTCGCGACCTGTCCAACGGCAATCTGTTTGGTGGCTCTGTTGGCTACTACCTGACCGATGACGTCGAACTGGCCCTGTCGTATGGCGAATATCACGATATTCGTTCGGAAAACGGAACCGGTAACAAGAACATCAAGGGCAACCTGGCCGGCCTGGATGCCATCTACCACTTCGGTGAGCAGGGCGTCGGCCTGCGTCCCTACGTGTCTGCTGGCTTCGCCCACCAGAACATCAGCAACGTGCCGGCGCGCACCGGCCGTGATCACTCCACCTTCGCCAACGTCGGTACCGGCGTGAAGTATTTCTTCACCGAAAACCTCTTCGCCCGTGCCGGCCTGGATGGCATGTACAACATCGACGCCAACGAAACCGAGTGGGCTGCTGGCGTAGGTGTCGGCATGAACTTCGGCGGCAGCAGCAAGCCGGCTCCGGCGCCTGCGCCGGTCGCCGCCGTGCAGCCGGTTGCCGAGCCGGTTCAGGCCGAAGAACCGATGGAAATGGTACGCGTCGAGCTGGACGTTAAGTTCGACTTCGACAAGGCCAACGTCAAGCAAGAGAGCTATGGCGACATCAAGAACCTGGCCGACTTCATGAACCAGTACCCGCAGACCACCACCACGGTCGAAGGTCACACCGACGCCAAGGGCAGCGACGCTTACAACCAGAAGCTGTCCGAGCGTCGTGCCAACGCCGTTCGTGAAGTGCTGGTCAACCAGTACGGCGTGTCGGGCGAGCGCGTCAACGCCGTCGGTTACGGTGAGAGCCGTCCGGTGGCCGACAACGCCAGCGATGCCGGCCGCGCCATCAACCGTCGCGTAGAAGCCGAAGTGGAAGCCCAGATCAAGCAGTGA
- a CDS encoding nitrate reductase has product MASTNQITASTCCYCGVGCGVLIEHDGEKILGVAGDPSHPANYGKLCSKGATLHLTGDLDARGLYPELRLGKGLARSRTDWDSALDHAASVFAETIREHGPDSVAFYISGQLLTEDYYAFNKLARALVGTNNLDSNSRLCMSSAVVGYKRSLGADAPPCSYEDIEQSDCLLIAGSNMAYAHPVLFRRLEEAKARRPEMKVIVIDPRRTDTCELADLHLAILPGTDVALLHGILHILLWEGWIDRAFIDAHTEGFAALKKLVRDYTPGTVAEICGISLENLQACAELIGQAPSFLSLWCMGLNQSSAGSAKNSALINLHLATGQIGRPGAGPFSLTGQPNAMGGRETGSLSNLLPGHRDAANPEHRAEVAGYWGVDALPQNPGLTAIELFEAVRAGTIKALWIACTNPAQSLPDQNRVHEALAACPFVVVQEAFFTTETCQYADLLLPAASWGEKEGSVTNSERRVSHVRRAVPAPGQARPDWAITTDFARRLEARLRPAQPSLFAFADSAALFEEYKQLTAGRDLDLSGLSHALLDDLGPQQWPFPAGARQGTPRLYGDGRFPTDSGRARFHADPYRAPKEKREARFPLTLNTGRLRDQWHGMSRTGTAARLFGHAPEAVLSLHPDELRRRRLQAGDLVKVRSRRGSLILPVQADEAVRSGQAYLPMHWGNRFLRGLGTNVLTLPAFDPLSKQPELKHAGIEVEKVELPWQLFALVEGDVQQRFAALRPLFDGFAYASLTLTGRERPALLIRAASAVAPEGELLARIDALLDVVEGPVLAYDDPRRTVGKRVRIEDGRIKAIRLAGETAARDWLKNLWSEGQADADLRRWLLAPLATPPGNAAAAKAGKTLCNCLDVSEAAVCAGIARGLDLDGLKLELKCGTSCGSCVPEIKRLLAAPSLSAAANA; this is encoded by the coding sequence ATGGCCAGCACCAACCAGATCACCGCCTCGACCTGCTGCTACTGTGGCGTCGGCTGTGGCGTGCTGATCGAACACGACGGCGAGAAGATCCTCGGCGTCGCCGGCGATCCCAGCCACCCGGCCAACTACGGCAAGCTGTGCAGCAAGGGCGCGACCCTGCACCTGACCGGCGACCTGGACGCCCGCGGCCTGTATCCCGAACTGCGCCTGGGCAAGGGCCTGGCCCGTAGCCGCACGGACTGGGACAGCGCCCTGGACCACGCCGCCAGCGTGTTCGCCGAGACCATCCGCGAGCACGGCCCGGACAGCGTGGCCTTCTACATCTCCGGCCAGTTGCTGACCGAGGACTACTACGCCTTCAACAAGCTGGCCCGGGCCCTGGTCGGCACCAACAACCTCGACTCCAACTCGCGCCTGTGCATGAGCTCGGCGGTCGTGGGCTACAAGCGCAGCCTCGGCGCCGACGCGCCGCCCTGCAGCTACGAGGACATCGAGCAGAGCGACTGCCTGCTGATCGCCGGCAGCAACATGGCCTACGCCCACCCGGTGCTGTTTCGCCGCCTGGAGGAAGCCAAGGCCAGGCGCCCGGAGATGAAGGTCATCGTCATCGACCCGCGGCGCACCGACACCTGCGAGCTTGCCGACCTGCACCTGGCGATCCTGCCGGGTACCGACGTGGCGCTGCTGCACGGCATCCTGCACATCCTGCTGTGGGAGGGCTGGATCGACCGCGCCTTCATCGACGCCCACACCGAGGGCTTCGCCGCCCTGAAGAAGCTGGTGCGCGACTACACCCCGGGCACGGTGGCGGAGATCTGCGGCATCTCCCTGGAAAACCTGCAGGCCTGCGCCGAACTGATCGGCCAGGCACCGTCCTTCCTCTCGCTCTGGTGCATGGGCCTGAACCAGTCCAGCGCCGGCAGCGCGAAGAACAGCGCGCTGATCAACCTGCACCTGGCCACCGGGCAGATAGGCCGGCCCGGCGCCGGCCCCTTCTCCCTCACCGGCCAGCCCAACGCCATGGGCGGGCGCGAGACCGGCAGCCTGTCCAACCTGTTGCCCGGCCACCGCGACGCCGCCAACCCCGAACACCGCGCCGAGGTCGCCGGCTACTGGGGCGTCGACGCGCTGCCGCAGAACCCCGGCCTGACCGCCATCGAGCTGTTCGAGGCGGTGCGGGCCGGCACCATCAAGGCCTTGTGGATCGCCTGCACCAACCCGGCGCAGTCGCTGCCGGACCAGAACAGGGTCCACGAGGCCCTGGCCGCCTGCCCCTTCGTCGTGGTCCAGGAGGCCTTCTTCACCACCGAGACCTGCCAGTACGCCGACCTGCTGCTGCCCGCCGCCAGCTGGGGCGAGAAGGAAGGCAGCGTGACCAACTCCGAGCGCCGCGTCAGCCATGTGCGCCGCGCCGTGCCGGCGCCGGGACAGGCGCGGCCGGACTGGGCGATCACCACCGACTTCGCCCGCCGCCTGGAAGCCCGGCTGCGCCCCGCCCAGCCGAGCCTGTTCGCCTTCGCCGACTCCGCAGCGCTATTCGAGGAGTACAAGCAGCTGACCGCCGGCCGCGACCTCGACCTGTCGGGCCTGTCCCACGCCCTGCTGGACGATCTCGGTCCGCAGCAGTGGCCCTTCCCGGCCGGCGCCCGCCAGGGCACCCCGCGCCTGTACGGCGACGGCCGCTTCCCCACCGACAGCGGCCGCGCGCGCTTCCATGCCGACCCCTACCGGGCGCCCAAGGAGAAGCGCGAGGCGCGCTTCCCCCTGACCCTCAACACCGGCCGCCTGCGCGACCAGTGGCACGGCATGAGCCGCACCGGCACCGCCGCGCGGCTGTTCGGCCATGCCCCGGAGGCCGTGCTCAGCCTGCACCCGGACGAACTGCGTCGGCGGCGCCTGCAGGCCGGCGACCTGGTCAAGGTGCGCAGCCGCCGCGGCAGCCTGATCCTGCCGGTGCAGGCCGACGAGGCGGTGCGCTCCGGCCAGGCCTACCTGCCGATGCACTGGGGCAACCGCTTCCTCAGGGGCCTGGGCACCAACGTGCTGACCCTGCCGGCCTTCGACCCGCTGTCCAAGCAGCCGGAACTCAAGCACGCCGGCATCGAGGTGGAGAAGGTCGAGTTGCCCTGGCAGCTGTTCGCCCTAGTCGAAGGCGACGTGCAGCAGCGCTTCGCCGCCCTGCGCCCGCTGTTCGACGGCTTCGCCTACGCCAGCCTGACCCTCACCGGCCGCGAGCGCCCCGCCCTGCTGATCCGCGCCGCCAGCGCGGTGGCGCCGGAAGGCGAGTTGCTGGCGCGGATCGACGCGCTACTGGATGTCGTCGAGGGGCCGGTGCTGGCCTACGACGACCCGCGGCGCACCGTGGGCAAGCGCGTGCGCATCGAGGACGGACGCATCAAGGCCATCCGCCTGGCTGGCGAGACCGCCGCCCGCGACTGGCTCAAAAATCTGTGGAGCGAGGGCCAGGCCGACGCCGACCTGCGCCGCTGGCTGCTGGCGCCGCTGGCCACCCCCCCCGGCAATGCCGCCGCGGCCAAGGCCGGCAAGACCCTGTGCAACTGCCTGGATGTGAGCGAGGCCGCGGTCTGCGCCGGCATCGCCCGTGGCCTGGACCTGGACGGCCTCAAGCTGGAGCTCAAGTGCGGCACCAGCTGTGGCTCCTGCGTACCGGAAATCAAACGACTGCTGGCGGCGCCCTCCCTGTCCGCCGCCGCGAACGCCTGA
- a CDS encoding CrfX protein has translation MHDPFEESLRDLLKSPVSDHDDDACLHRVLKTANRQVGAGDLFSLMGHWLEALMIALNSGSAHVAPVSRRHSSSRSTDKAD, from the coding sequence ATGCACGATCCATTCGAAGAATCCCTGCGCGATTTGCTCAAGTCCCCGGTGTCCGATCACGACGACGACGCCTGCCTGCACCGCGTGCTCAAGACCGCCAACCGCCAGGTCGGCGCGGGAGACTTGTTCAGCCTGATGGGACATTGGCTCGAAGCCCTGATGATCGCCCTGAATAGCGGTTCGGCGCATGTCGCGCCGGTCTCGCGCCGCCACTCTTCTTCTCGTTCTACTGATAAGGCTGACTGA